Proteins from a single region of Longimicrobiales bacterium:
- a CDS encoding MotA/TolQ/ExbB proton channel family protein gives MTLFADGGWMMYPLVLCSLIAVGVILAKMWTLWVAHAGTARVLREVQEAAESGDLDAAYDIARDTPGPAAAIVLAGLRRVRNGRLTKGELETAVATTGAIELSFLERGLVILATIANVAPLMGFLGTVAGMILAFAAIEEAGTVEPSLVAGGIKVALLTTAAGLIVAVPINITYNFFVTRIDRLIVDMEQGAQKIINLAWDLERDGKIEVIAAKKL, from the coding sequence TTGACGCTCTTCGCGGACGGCGGGTGGATGATGTATCCCCTCGTCCTTTGTTCTCTGATCGCGGTCGGCGTGATCCTCGCGAAGATGTGGACCCTTTGGGTTGCCCACGCTGGGACGGCTCGGGTGCTACGCGAGGTCCAAGAAGCTGCTGAGAGTGGCGACTTGGATGCAGCGTACGACATCGCTCGGGACACGCCCGGACCGGCCGCTGCGATCGTGCTTGCCGGGCTGCGCCGTGTGCGGAACGGAAGACTCACCAAGGGTGAGTTGGAGACGGCGGTCGCGACGACGGGCGCAATCGAGCTCAGCTTCCTCGAGCGTGGCCTGGTCATTTTGGCCACGATCGCGAATGTCGCTCCACTAATGGGCTTCCTTGGTACCGTTGCCGGGATGATTCTGGCGTTTGCTGCGATCGAAGAGGCGGGTACTGTAGAGCCCAGCCTCGTTGCTGGTGGTATCAAAGTCGCTTTGCTTACGACGGCTGCTGGCCTGATCGTCGCAGTGCCGATCAACATTACGTACAACTTCTTCGTAACCCGTATCGACAGGTTGATCGTGGATATGGAACAGGGTGCGCAGAAGATCATCAAC